A region of Pseudorca crassidens isolate mPseCra1 chromosome 8, mPseCra1.hap1, whole genome shotgun sequence DNA encodes the following proteins:
- the ADCK2 gene encoding uncharacterized aarF domain-containing protein kinase 2, translated as MVTPWRFSVRVCLSHLRGLELRKDLGLLRPSGCCRKARLCWLLLGTLPKLISASEDIGKGVPESLCRQRTSWSDLAENGPLERVPPEQRLGCLLLHLRIWLRAGALLVKFFPLLLLYPLTYLAPSVSRLWLHLLLKATETSGPTYIKLGQWASTRRDLFSEAFCAQFSKLHVQVTPHPWTHTEHFLRQAFGEDWGRVLCFEKQEPVGSGCVAQVYKARANPAFLENDSIRRLATASRLQLSSEAGKVRGLGELLGHLGKAWRPQGSLADQSFLEGLLFPKADLVGSNAALSQASGLAHGPQPDHLIPVAVKVLHPGLLAQVQMDLLLMKMGSRVLALLPGIKWLSLPEIVEEFEKLMVQQIDLRYEARNLEHFQCNFLNVNSVKFPTPLRPFVTRDVLVETYEESVPVSSYQQAGIPGDVKRKIARLGINMLLKMIFVDNFVHADLHPGNILVQGADGLPKSQEAQPQQVDVCDALAVAVTPARCPLCLVLLDAGIVAELQAADLRNFREVFMAVVMGQGQRVAELILHHARASECKDVEGFKAEMARLVTQARKNTITLEKLQVSILLSNVFKLLMTHKVKLESNFASIVFAIMVLEGLGRSLDPKLDILEAAKPFLLPGLATSR; from the exons ATGGTGACCCCCTGGCGCTTCTCTGTCAGGGTCTGCTTGTCGCACCTAAGGGGCTTGGAGCTCAGAAAGGACCTCGGCCTTTTGAGACCCTCTGGGTGCTGTCGCAAGGCTAGACTCTGTTGGCTTCTGCTTGGCACTTTGCCCAAACTCATCTCAGCCTCTGAGGACATTGGCAAGGGTGTCCCTGAGAGCTTGTGTCGGCAAAGGACCAGTTGGAGTGACCTGGCTGAAAACGGGCCACTGGAGAGAGTCCCCCCGGAGCAGCGGCTAGGCTGCCTCCTTCTGCACTTGCGGATCTGGCTCCGCGCGGGGGCGCTCTTGGTGAAATTCTTCCCCCTCCTTTTACTCTACCCCCTCACCTACCTGGCTCCCAGCGTCTCCAGGCTCTGGCTCCACCTGCTTCTGAAAGCCACCGAGACCTCCGGTCCAACATACATCAAACTCGGCCAGTGGGCCAGCACCCGGCGTGATCTCTTCTCAGAGGCTTTCTGTGCGCAGTTCTCCAAGCTGCACGTCCAGGTGACGCCCCATCCTTGGACCCACACTGAACACTTCCTACGGCAGGCCTTCGGAGAGGACTGGGGAAGGGTCCTTTGCTTTGAGAAGCAGGAGCCTGTGGGTTCCGGCTGCGTGGCCCAAGTGTACAAAGCACGTGCCAATCCTGCCTTCCTGGAGAATGACAGCATCCGGAGACTGGCCACAGCCTCCAGACTGCAGCTTTCTTCGGAAGCCGGGAAAGTCCGGGGGCTGGGAGAGCTCCTTGGACACTTGGGGAAGGCGTGGAGGCCTCAAGGAAGTCTTGCCGACCAGTCATTTCTAGAAGGGCTGCTCTTCCCTAAAGCTGACCTGGTTGGATCGAATGCAGCCTTGTCTCAGGCTTCGGGACTCGCCCATGGACCACAGCCAGATCACCTCATCCCCGTGGCCGTGAAA GTGTTGCACCCTGGCCTGCTTGCTCAGGTGCAGATGGACCTGCTGCTGATGAAGATGGGCAGCCGAGTCCTTGCACTTTTGCCAGGAATCAAGTGGCTCAGCTTGCCTGAGATTGTGGAGGAATTTGAGAAGCTCATGGTGCAACAG ATTGACCTGCGTTATGAAGCTCGGAATCTAGAACACTTCCAATGCAACTTCCTGAATGTGAACTCTGTCAAATTCCCCACCCCTCTGCGTCCCTTTGTCACCAGGGATGTCTTGGTGGAAACGTATGAA GAGAGTGTGCCTGTGTCTAGTTACCAGCAAGCAGGGATTCCCGGGGACGTGAAGAGGAAGATTGCGCGGCTGGGGATCAACATGCTCCTGAAGATG ATATTTGTGGACAACTTTGTCCATGCGGACCTTCACCCTGGGAACATCCTGGTTCAGGGCGCCGACGGTCTTCCCAAGAGCCAAGAGGCGCAGCCTCAGCAGGTAGATGTCTGTGACGCGCTGGCAGTGGCTGTGACGCCTGCCCGGTGCCCGCTGTGCCTGGTGCTTCTGGACGCCGGCATTGTGGCCGAGCTGCAGGCTGCCGACCTGAGGAACTTCCGGGAAGTCTTCATGGCCGTGGTGATGGGGCAG GGCCAAAGAGTGGCTGAGCTCATCCTGCATCATGCCCGGGCCAGTGAGTGCAAGGATGTGGAGGGATTTAAGGCTGAGATGGCCAGGCTGGTGACCCAGGCCAGGAAGAACACCATCACGCTGGAAAAG CTTCAAGTTTCCATCCTTCTCTCGAATGTCTTTAAGTTGCTGATGACTCACAAG gtAAAGCTTGAGAGCAACTTTGCCTCAATTGTGTTTGCCATCATGGTGTTGGAGGGGCTTGGCCGCTCACTGGACCCTAAACTGGACATCCTGGAGGCAGCAAAGCCCTTCCTTCTGCCAGGACTAGCGACCTCCCGCTGA
- the NDUFB2 gene encoding NADH dehydrogenase [ubiquinone] 1 beta subcomplex subunit 2, mitochondrial, translated as MSALTRVAPLARVGGHFFRGLRARAAGGAGVRHAGGGVHIEPQYRQFPQLTRSQVIKAEFFSATMWFWILWRFWHDSDAVLGHFPYPDPSQWTDEELGILPDDED; from the exons ATGTCGGCTTTGACGCGTGTAGCGCCTTTAGCGCGCGTTGGAGGCCACTTCTTTAGGGGCCTACGCGCGCGGGCGGCTGGAGGCGCTGGAGTCCGTCA TGCTGGTGGAGGTGTGCATATCGAGCCCCAGTACAGGCAGTTTCCCCAGCTGACCAGATCCCAGGTGATCAAGGCAGAGTTCTTCAGTGCAACCATGTGGTTCTGGATTCTCTGGCGCTTTTGGCATGACTCAGATGCCGTGCTG GGTCACTTTCCATATCCAGATCCTTCTCAGTGGACGGATGAAGAATTAGGTATACTTCCTGATGATGAAGACTGA